Proteins from a single region of Bos javanicus breed banteng chromosome 7, ARS-OSU_banteng_1.0, whole genome shotgun sequence:
- the LOC133251548 gene encoding hepatitis A virus cellular receptor 2-like isoform X1, which yields MFSHLFDGVLLMLLLLTSSLKGAYVSQVGQNADLPCTYSPATTENLVPVCWGKGPCPVFECYSLVLRTDGRNVTYQTSSRYLLKRDLHKGDVTLTIKNVTLADSGTYCCRIQFPGLMNDRKSNLELIIKPAKVTPAWTPWRDITTAFPRMLTTKGPVSETRTLKTLHDKNQTEISTVAIELQDMGATTRTGLYIGAGVFAGLALILISGGLILKWYSDRKEKIQNSSLITLANLSPSGLANIAAEGMHPVENIYITEENVYEEEDPYECYCSVNSGQQS from the exons ATGTTTTCACATCTTTTTGATGGTGTCCTGCTCATGCTGCTACTGCTTACAA GTTCTTTGAAAGGGGCATATGTGTCTCAGGTGGGTCAGAATGCTGATCTGCCCTGCACCTACTCTCCAGCTACCACTGAGAATCTCGTGCCTGTGTGCTGGGGCAAGGGACCCTGCCCTGTGTTTGAATGTTACAGTTTGGTGCTCAGGACTGATGGAAGGAACGTGACCTATCAGACATCCAGCAGATACCTACTAAAGAGGGATTTGCACAAAGGAGACGTGACCTTAACCATCAAGAATGTGACTTTAGCTGACAGTGGGACCTATTGCTGCCGGATCCAATTCCCAGGTCTAATGAATGATCGAAAATCAAACCTGGAGTTGATCATCAAACCAG CCAAGGTCACCCCAGCTTGGACTCCATGGAGGGACATCACTACAGCCTTTCCAAGGATGCTCACCACAAAGGGACCGGTCTCAG AGACACGGACACTGAAGACCCTCCATGATAAAAATCAGACA GAAATATCCACAGTGGCTATTGAGTTACAAGACATGGGTGCCACCACCAGAACAGGCCTCTACATAGGAGCAGGAGTCTTTGCTGGGCTGGCTCTGATTCTTATCTCTGGTGGTCTAATTCTCAAAT GGTATTCTGATAGAAAAGAGAAGATACAAAATTCAAG CCTCATCACTTTGGCCAACCTTTCTCCTTCAGGGTTGGCAAATATAGCAGCAGAGGGGATGCACCCAGTGGAAAACATCTATATCACTGAGGAAAATGTATATGAAGAGGAGGATCCATATGAGTGTTACTGCTCCGTCAACAGTGGGCAGCAATCCTAA
- the LOC133251548 gene encoding hepatitis A virus cellular receptor 2-like isoform X2, translating into MFSHLFDGVLLMLLLLTSSLKGAYVSQVGQNADLPCTYSPATTENLVPVCWGKGPCPVFECYSLVLRTDGRNVTYQTSSRYLLKRDLHKGDVTLTIKNVTLADSGTYCCRIQFPGLMNDRKSNLELIIKPAKVTPAWTPWRDITTAFPRMLTTKGPVSETRTLKTLHDKNQTEISTVAIELQDMGATTRTGLYIGAGVFAGLALILISGGLILKWYSDRKEKIQNSRVGKYSSRGDAPSGKHLYH; encoded by the exons ATGTTTTCACATCTTTTTGATGGTGTCCTGCTCATGCTGCTACTGCTTACAA GTTCTTTGAAAGGGGCATATGTGTCTCAGGTGGGTCAGAATGCTGATCTGCCCTGCACCTACTCTCCAGCTACCACTGAGAATCTCGTGCCTGTGTGCTGGGGCAAGGGACCCTGCCCTGTGTTTGAATGTTACAGTTTGGTGCTCAGGACTGATGGAAGGAACGTGACCTATCAGACATCCAGCAGATACCTACTAAAGAGGGATTTGCACAAAGGAGACGTGACCTTAACCATCAAGAATGTGACTTTAGCTGACAGTGGGACCTATTGCTGCCGGATCCAATTCCCAGGTCTAATGAATGATCGAAAATCAAACCTGGAGTTGATCATCAAACCAG CCAAGGTCACCCCAGCTTGGACTCCATGGAGGGACATCACTACAGCCTTTCCAAGGATGCTCACCACAAAGGGACCGGTCTCAG AGACACGGACACTGAAGACCCTCCATGATAAAAATCAGACA GAAATATCCACAGTGGCTATTGAGTTACAAGACATGGGTGCCACCACCAGAACAGGCCTCTACATAGGAGCAGGAGTCTTTGCTGGGCTGGCTCTGATTCTTATCTCTGGTGGTCTAATTCTCAAAT GGTATTCTGATAGAAAAGAGAAGATACAAAATTCAAG GGTTGGCAAATATAGCAGCAGAGGGGATGCACCCAGTGGAAAACATCTATATCACTGA
- the LOC133251548 gene encoding hepatitis A virus cellular receptor 2-like isoform X3: protein MFSHLFDGVLLMLLLLTSSLKGAYVSQVGQNADLPCTYSPATTENLVPVCWGKGPCPVFECYSLVLRTDGRNVTYQTSSRYLLKRDLHKGDVTLTIKNVTLADSGTYCCRIQFPGLMNDRKSNLELIIKPAKVTPAWTPWRDITTAFPRMLTTKGPVSETRTLKTLHDKNQTEISTVAIELQDMGATTRTGLYIGAGVFAGLALILISGGLILKSSSLWPTFLLQGWQI from the exons ATGTTTTCACATCTTTTTGATGGTGTCCTGCTCATGCTGCTACTGCTTACAA GTTCTTTGAAAGGGGCATATGTGTCTCAGGTGGGTCAGAATGCTGATCTGCCCTGCACCTACTCTCCAGCTACCACTGAGAATCTCGTGCCTGTGTGCTGGGGCAAGGGACCCTGCCCTGTGTTTGAATGTTACAGTTTGGTGCTCAGGACTGATGGAAGGAACGTGACCTATCAGACATCCAGCAGATACCTACTAAAGAGGGATTTGCACAAAGGAGACGTGACCTTAACCATCAAGAATGTGACTTTAGCTGACAGTGGGACCTATTGCTGCCGGATCCAATTCCCAGGTCTAATGAATGATCGAAAATCAAACCTGGAGTTGATCATCAAACCAG CCAAGGTCACCCCAGCTTGGACTCCATGGAGGGACATCACTACAGCCTTTCCAAGGATGCTCACCACAAAGGGACCGGTCTCAG AGACACGGACACTGAAGACCCTCCATGATAAAAATCAGACA GAAATATCCACAGTGGCTATTGAGTTACAAGACATGGGTGCCACCACCAGAACAGGCCTCTACATAGGAGCAGGAGTCTTTGCTGGGCTGGCTCTGATTCTTATCTCTGGTGGTCTAATTCTCAAAT CCTCATCACTTTGGCCAACCTTTCTCCTTCAGGGTTGGCAAATATAG